The genomic DNA gcctgatgCCACGGGGATATCCGTGCCAGGAGGagaaccgtctgccgccaggaaaTACCACCAAGGTAagttacccaccgtctcccacccacccactgtcacccagtcaaagtcacccaccagtcacccacacacccacccagtcactcactcacccactttcccccagtcacccactttcccccagtcaccctctttcccccagtcacccactttcccccagtcacccactttcccccagtcacccactttcccccagtcacccactttcccccagtcacccactttccctgtcaccctctttcccccagtcaccctctttcccccagtcacccactttcccccagtcacccactttcccccagtcacccactttcccccagtcaccctctttcccccagtcacccactttcccccagtcacccactttcccccagtcacccactttcccccagtcacccactttcccccagtcacccactttcccccagtcaccctctttcccccagtcaccctctttcccccagtcaccctctttcccccagtcacccactttcccccagtcacccactttcccccagtcaaactcactcacccacccacccacccagcgacccaaagtcacccacccacccagcgacccaacgtcaaaccgacccaaagtcacccacccactcagtcaccgacccacccacccactcagtcaccgacccacccacccactcagttaccgacccacccacctactcagtcacccatccacccacacactcagtcaactgagtcacccacctagctgtcaagggggggggaagcccaaccctgtcgcccgcccccccaaaattacatcccgggcaacgcggggtatatcagctagtatatatataaagaggTATAGGGAACATATGCAGTGTAGTGtgggacttgcacttattatggtttaccttgacgtttggtgtgcgggcttgtgatgctttggccaaaatatctaactaaaaaaacatattttattagtattagcattattattagtactgaagcattatttcttgtaattattaccatgtatgttctgtcatttggatgtagcactgggcaccccctgtcgtttgctatatatatatatatatatatatatatatatatatatatatatatatatgaaaccctGCTTAGTGGATTGCTTTTCCAATCCTGTGTTCACCGTTCTCCAGATCTTGGGGGGCTCAGATGTATACGAGTCTCTACACTGTCacaaacatattgcactattgtgtgttcTTTTGTATTTTTCATATACATCTGCGCCCCCAAATATATGGAGAACTAGACCAGTCCTAGAGGCGCTGCCCAGTTTGATGTCCGCTGCTTTTGGGACAGAATCAGTTTGAGGTGTATCTCTCGTTGCCCCACTTAGTACCTGTACCTGAGATTACACTGTAAGAATGAGCGTTACATGCAGGGGTTGGGTACTGTATATAAGATTGTCTGTGCTCTTCTCTCCTCAGACAAATGGCAGactgcgcccccccctcctcccgtgtcCAACggtaagacccccccccccctccctacgcCCCCTGCCTTCTGGGTGTCTACAGCTGGGCCAATACTTTTGTAACCTGCTCATtccccctgcacagagagaagcaccctgCCCCTGCCACCACCCCCGGGAACACTCTCGAATGGTAAGATCCCCAAAGGGGTAAGTCAGGCGAATGAAGGGGggaggcagggaagggggggggagaggaaagagacaaATATCAGATGAGACCGGAGATACGGGGAATTAGAGATACGTGGTGAGAGTGATTTGAAACTCGTggtttgtgtgtgctgctctgtctTATATAACCATGTGTGCTAATACTTCCAGGACCCCCAAGCCAGCAGaatctctcccccgcccccagcCTAAACCTGCCCGTGCTCAGCATCCCAAATCCAGACATCACGTCCACCAGGTACCGTGCTCTGCCCGCGCCCAGCACCAGCGACAAGAGCAAGAAGGGCAAGAAGAAGTTCTCCAAGGCGGACATCGGAGCTCCCAGCGGCTTCAAGTAAGACACCGAAGGATCTAAAAGCCGGGCAGCGCGCACAAGAAGGGGCGCGCTTTACCTACGGCGAGATGTTCTTATATAGGAGGGCGATCCTATCACAGGTGTTGCTCCCAAATGAAGGGGCACCTGGGGGTGTGGAGATGTTCTGATGTGGGGGTGACAGGTTATCTGCTTCCTGTTCACAGACATGTCAGCCACGTAGGATGGGATCCCAACAGCGGGTTTGATGTAAGTATTTCCCAGAGCTCCATCCTACAGTTCTCACTCTTTCtttctactcccccccccctttacaagTTCATCTCCCTTTCCTACCCATAGCCTGTCTGTAATTGCCCCCACATCTCTTCTTCTTACGTCCCATATACTTGACTCCCAACCTTTCCATGTAATAATATTGGTAAGAACGCTGCATGTTCCCCTCACTCTGAGCGCGTCTCCCTGTGCTCCCTACCCCAGGTCAACGCTCTGGACCCGGAGCTGCGCAATCTCTTCAGTCGCGCGGGGATCAGCGACGCTCAGCTGGCAGACGCAGAGACCTCCAAACTTATCTACGATTTCATAGAACAGCAGGGGGGAGTGGAGGCGGTGAAgcaggagatgaggaggagcggtGAGAGGACAAGAGCGAGAaccagacagagagaaagacagagacagacaggcaggcacaggactggaagacagagacagacaggcaggcacaggactggaagacagagacagacaggcaggcacaggactggaagacagagacagacaggcaggcacaggactggaagacagagacagacaggcaggcacaggactggaagacagagacagacaggcaggcacaggactggaagacagagacagacaggcaggcacaggactggaagacagagacagacaggcaggcacaggactggaagacagagacagacaggcaggcacaggactggaagacagagacagacaggcaggcaggcacaggACTggaagaaagagacagacagggaaTGCAAGAGATAGGGACTGAAGTATGAAGTTATTCCATCTTGTTTTCTCTATACAGATCCCGctgcacctccccctccccctccctcccgcacagccccactccctccccccgtctcccaGGGGAGGGGCAGATCGGGACCCCTGCCCCCTACTCCATCCCGTGGATCCTctgtccccccacctcccccctcacggagcactccccctcccccacctccgaTATCCCGCTCAGGAGCTCCACCTCCCCCGCCTCCGCCACCACCGCTCCCGGCTCCAGAACCCATCGTGGatagcccccctcctcctcctcccccttctctgtcaggGGTTCAGAGTTCACCGACGCCAGCTCCGGCTAGGGGCCGCGGAGGTCTCCTGGACCAGATCAGACAGGGGATCCAGCTGAACAAGGTGAGTGTGGGAGGATGGGGGCGACTTTCGCCTGGATGGTGAGGATGTGTGGTCACCCCTGTGATGTTACAGGTCACGGACACTGGGGAGGCTCCAACCTCCCCCCAGGAGAGCGCCGGCCTAGTGGGGGCTCTGATGCACGTCATGCAAAAGCGGAGCAAAGCCATTCACTCTTCAGGTAACGCAGAGCAGCGCCGCCCTCCCGCAGAGCGCCGCCCGCCCTCCTCCCGCAGAGCGccggccgccctcctcccgcAGAGCGTCGCCCGCCCTCCTCCCGCAGAGCGTCGCCCGCCCTCCTCCCGCAGAGCGccggccgccctcctcccgcAGAGCGTCGCCCGCCCTCCTCCCGCAGAGCGTCGCCCGCCCTCCTCCCGCAGAGCGTCGCCCGCCCTCCTCCCGCAGAGCGTCGCCCGCCCTCCTCCCGCAGAGCGTCGCCCGCCCTCCTCCCGCAGAGCGTCGCCCGCCCTCCTCCCGCAGAGCGccggccgccctcctcccgcAGAGCGTCGCCCGCCCTCCTCCCGCAGAGCGTGGCCCGCCCTCCTCCCGCAGAGCGccggccgccctcctcccgcAGAGCGTCGCCCGCCCTCCTCCCGCAGAGCGTCGCCCGCCCTCCTCCCGCAGAGCGTGGCCCGCCCTCCTCCCGCAGAGCGccggccgccctcctcccgcAGAGCGccggccgccctcctcccgcAGAGCGccggccgccctcctcccgcAGAGCGTCGCCCGCCCTCCTCCCGCAGAGCGTCGCCCGCCCTCCTCCCGCAGAGCGTCGCCCGCCCTCCTCCCGCAGAGCGTCAATCCCTTAACTCCTCCCTATTGTGCAATGTACTGATTCCCGGCTTTATTGGTCCCtagatgacgatgacgatgacggcGGGgacgatgatgaagatgatgaatgGGACGACTGAACAATGTTTATGGACATTCTCCCCCGAGCACTTTCACCTGTTATTACAAACCGGCCGCCCCGCTCTGCCTTCTCCCAGGCCCCAACTGCCCCCGGCCGCCCCGCTCTGCCTTCTCCAGGCCCCAACTGCCCCCGGCCGCCCCGCTCTGCCTTCTCCCAGGCCCCAACTGCCCCCGGCCGCCCCGCTCTGCCTTCTCCAGGCCCCAACTGCCCCCGGCCGCCCCGCTCTGCCTTCTCCCAGGCCCAAACTGCCCCCGGCCGCCCCGCTCTGCCTTCTCCAGGCCCCAACTGCCCCCGGCCGCCCCGCTCTGCCTTCTCCCAGGCCCAAACTGCCCCCGGCCGCCCCGCTCTGCCTTCTCCCAGGCCCCAACTGCCCCCGGCCGCCCCGCTCTGCCTTCTCCCAGGCCCCAACTGCCCCCGGCCGCCCCGCTCTGCCTTCTCCAGGCCCCAACTGCCCCCGGCCGCCCCGCTCTGCCTTCTCCAGGCCCCAACTGCCCCCGGCCGCCCCGCTCTGCCTTCTCCCAGGCCCCAACTGCCCCCGGCCGCCCCGCTCTGCCTTCTCCCAGGCCCCAACTGCCCCCGGCCGCCCCGCTCTGCCTTCTCCCAGGCCCCAACTGCCCCCTGCCGCCCCGCTCTGCCTTCTCCCAGGCCCCAACTGCCCCCGGCCGCCCCGCTCTGCCTTCTCCCAGGCCCCAACTGCCCCCGGCCGCCCCGCTCTGCCTTCTCCCAGGCCCCAACTGCCCCCGGCCGCCCCGCTCTGCCTTCTCCCAGGCCCCAACTGCCCCGGCCGCCCCGCTCTGCCTTCTCCCAGCCCCAACTGCCCCCGGCCGCCCCGCTCTGCCTTCTCCCAGGCCCCAACTGCCCCCGGCCGCCCCGCTCTGCCTTCTCCCAGCCCCAACTGCCCCCGGCCGCCCCGCTCTGCCTTCTCCCAGCCCCAACTGCCCCCGGCCGCCCCGCTCTGCCTTCTCCCAGGCCCCAACTGCCCCCGGCCGCCCCGCTCTGCCTTCTCCAGGCCCCAACTGCCCCCGGCCGCCCCGCTCTGCCTTCTCCCAGGCCCCAACTGCCCCCGGCCGCCCCGCTCTGCCTTCTCCCAGGCCCCAACTGCCCCCGGCCGCCCCGCTCTGCCTTCTCCCAGGCCCCAACTGCCCCCGGCCGCCCCGCTCTGCCTTCTCCCAGGCCCCAACTGCCCCCGGCCGCCCCGCTCTGCCTTCTCCCAGGCCCCAACTGCCCCCGGCCGCCCCGCTCTGCCTTCTCCCAGGCCCCAACTGCCCCCGGCCGCCCCGCTCTGCCTTCTCCCAGGCCCCAACTGCCCCCGGCCGCCCCACTCTGCCTTCTCCCAGGCCCCAACTGCCCCCGGCCGCCCCGCTCTGCCTTCTCCCAGGCCCCAACTGCCCCCGGCCGCCCCACTCCGCCTCCCCCCGGCCGCCCCGCTCCGTCTCCCCCCGTCCGCCCCACTCCGTCTCCCCCCGGGCCGCCCCgctctgccttctccccccgtTCTGACTGCCCCTGGCCGCCCCGTCTCCCCCTGGCGCCCAGATCTGCCTCCCccagctcctcctctccccagCCGCCCCACCTTCCCCCAAACTCCCTGCTCTGCCCCCCTGCAGACTACCCGCTCTGCCTCCTCCTagtcccccgcctccccccagaACCTCTGCTCCACCTCCCCCCAGAACCCCTGCTCCACCTCCCCCCAGAACCTCTGctccacctccacccagaacctCTGCTCCACCTCCCCCCAGAACCTCTgctccacctccccccaggagCCCTGCTCCACCTCCCCCCAGAACCCCTGCTCCACCTCCCCCCAGAACCCCTGCTCCACCTCCCCCCAGAACCCCTGCTCCACCTCCCCCCAGAACCCCTGCTCCACCTCCCCCCAGAACCCCTGCTCCACCTCCCCCCAGAACCTCTGCTCCACCTCCCCCCAGAACCTCTGCTCCAcctccccccagaccccccccccccccgctccacataAATATAATACAACAAATAAATACTTATCTGTGAAAGAAATGTGGTGGGCACATAAAAGATGGCAACTCAGATGAGGAAAGGCATCCGGGTAGGAGTGATACAACCAGTGCATACAGCATCTCTATTCCCAGACGTACCTCGTGACCACAAGCGGCCCCCACAGGAACATCAATTAGGGAGCGATGTTAATGGAAGGTCCCGGGAAACCGACACATTACAGTAACACCTCCAAACCCCGGCGTCATCATTTAAAGGGTCCGTCCTTCCCAGGTCAAAGTGTACTTACCTATTCTCTGCCTAAATCTGACGGTTTGTTCACGATGAGCGGACACTGAAGAGGACAAGAAACATCTGATTGACAAACTCTTctacctgggagaaggagcggctcagtgagtaaagacactgactggcactgagtgtgaagcaggggaacctgggagaaggagcggctcagtgagtaaagacactgactggcactgagtgtgaagcaggggaacctgggagaaggagcggctcagtgagtaaagacactgactggcactgagtgtgaagcaggggaaggagcggctcagtgagtacagacactgactggcactgagtgtgaagcaggggaaggagcggctcagtgagtacagacactgactggcactgagtgtgaagcaggggaagga from Ascaphus truei isolate aAscTru1 chromosome 21, aAscTru1.hap1, whole genome shotgun sequence includes the following:
- the WAS gene encoding actin nucleation-promoting factor WAS isoform X3 — its product is MSRGGPKPGARSQDNAPSTLLMPQENQKLFQLLGRKCMTLATTVAQLFLALPHSSDHWAKQQSGILCLVKDNPRRSYFIQLYDLSDEKMVWEQELYQQLLYVTARPYFHTFPSDHCQAGLSFADEDEAAAFQEVVEEKLQKRQHKQDKWQTAPPPPPVSNERSTLPLPPPPGTLSNGPPSQQNLSPAPSLNLPVLSIPNPDITSTRYRALPAPSTSDKSKKGKKKFSKADIGAPSGFKHVSHVGWDPNSGFDVNALDPELRNLFSRAGISDAQLADAETSKLIYDFIEQQGGVEAVKQEMRRSDPAAPPPPPPSRTAPLPPPVSQGRGRSGPLPPTPSRGSSVPPPPPSRSTPPPPPPISRSGAPPPPPPPPPLPAPEPIVDSPPPPPPPSLSGVQSSPTPAPARGRGGLLDQIRQGIQLNKVTDTGEAPTSPQESAGLVGALMHVMQKRSKAIHSSDDDDDDGGDDDEDDEWDD
- the WAS gene encoding actin nucleation-promoting factor WAS isoform X1, yielding MFMDILPRALSPVITNRPPRSAFSQAPTAPGRPALPSPGPNCPRPPRSAFSQAPTAPGRPALPSPGPNCPRPPRSAFSQAQTAPGRPALPSPGPNCPRPPRSAFSQAQTAPGRPALPSPRPQLPPAAPLCLLPGPNCPRPPRSAFSRPQLPPAAPLCLLQAPTAPGRPALPSPRPQLPPAAPLCLLPGPNCPRPPRSAFSQAPTAPCRPALPSPRPQLPPAAPLCLLPGPNCPRPPRSAFSQAPTAPGRPALPSPRPQLPRPPRSAFSQPQLPPAAPLCLLPGPNCPRPPRSAFSQPQLPPAAPLCLLPAPTAPGRPALPSPRPQLPPAAPLCLLQAPTAPGRPALPSPRPQLPPAAPLCLLPGPNCPRPPRSAFSQAPTAPGRPALPSPRPQLPPAAPLCLLPGPNCPRPPRSAFSQAPTAPGRPALPSPRPQLPPAAPLCLLPGPNCPRPPRSAFSQAPTAPGRPTPPPPGRPAPSPPVRPTPSPPGPPRSAFSPRSDCPWPPRLPLAPRSASPSSSSPQPPHLPPNSLLCPPADYPLCLLLVPRLPPEPLLHLPPEPLLHLPPEPLLHLHPEPLLHLPPEPLLHLPPGALLHLPPEPLLHLPPEPLLHLPPEPLLHLPPEPLLHLPPEPLLHLPPEPLLHLPPEPLLHLPPDPPPPRST
- the WAS gene encoding actin nucleation-promoting factor WAS isoform X2, whose protein sequence is MTCHSPAQLCAIPGARTYTKEGSFQHCRRDLWLDQCTKPGKPTGQAGNQKEHQSGTEQVRGLKQRRLEHRGEGESPRTGPLEESVRKWLWKAAEKHLKALVQHRVHVRTGSQLRSMQQSPGDEKMVWEQELYQQLLYVTARPYFHTFPSDHCQAGLSFADEDEAAAFQEVVEEKLQKRQHKQDKWQTAPPPPPVSNERSTLPLPPPPGTLSNGPPSQQNLSPAPSLNLPVLSIPNPDITSTRYRALPAPSTSDKSKKGKKKFSKADIGAPSGFKHVSHVGWDPNSGFDVNALDPELRNLFSRAGISDAQLADAETSKLIYDFIEQQGGVEAVKQEMRRSDPAAPPPPPPSRTAPLPPPVSQGRGRSGPLPPTPSRGSSVPPPPPSRSTPPPPPPISRSGAPPPPPPPPPLPAPEPIVDSPPPPPPPSLSGVQSSPTPAPARGRGGLLDQIRQGIQLNKVTDTGEAPTSPQESAGLVGALMHVMQKRSKAIHSSDDDDDDGGDDDEDDEWDD